The proteins below come from a single Tachysurus fulvidraco isolate hzauxx_2018 chromosome 13, HZAU_PFXX_2.0, whole genome shotgun sequence genomic window:
- the dmxl2 gene encoding dmX-like protein 2 isoform X5, whose product MHLHQVLTGAVNPGDCCYSVGSVNDVPFTAYGSGCDIVILASDFECVQIIPGAQHGNIQVGCVECSHQLGRIAASYGNTVCIFEPISTNLNKRHKQLNYQWQKTGQFLLNAMTYNLAWDPQGNRILAATEWLQLWAPPTADTLQEEDEEEKSHPVLNDWKCVWQCKTASAVRIIKWSPDGEYFATVGKDDCLLKVWYSTMGWRSVMVDVCERKSSSLHFSFIYLAHPRTVTGFSWRKTSKYMAKGSVCNVLLTSCVDGICRLWSETLLPEDSLLGGQITENSSSTSTLQNSGQKDKIQHALESIHHLKQLRRGRRRSSALVTHTELLPSQLNSHETHRHITHHGNALCHFHISASINPNTDIPVALAGAGLFSSGDSNEGFVVHWLNNKDLSFTSSMDMFMQQLRKFSEQNFEHTTDNLRQDGTAKFDFDLDEMSDKASEHDDGDQDGSTKASSPGSSSSLPPPSVLLERKMESLTLEWNRSPDMLFTIHPVDGSFLVWHIKYLDEYIPGIFRQVQVAFSSRIPVAFPTGDANSLSKNIMMYACTFPERDAEVCVELERKCGSLGTVIGPAVMMVSKHVDGSLNQWAVTFAEKSAFSNVLTVSHKFRYCGHRFHLNDLACHTVLPLLLTSSHHNAVLTPPAEQDHPQGAPSRPPRPSRGLTPKDMSSNAATRTFHDPNAIYSELILWRVDHIGPLSCTGGVSEIARINSLHTAAFSNVAWLPTLIPSSVLGTYCNSASACFVASDGKNLRLYQAVVDARKLLDELSDPETSKLVGEVFNIVSQQSTARPGCIIELDVITNQCGSNTQLLHVFQEDFILGYKPHDDITDINTDDFPLADEFHPPPFSEKFFLVVIEKDENRNSVLQMWHLHLKSVHACVDDPPQNQPYQTQLTVPNMMTNADSSPESTPGQSPLPRSSSSANLQSASKLILSSTLVYSHRLELPLGVEVIRTTPSAGHLSSSSIYPVCLAPYLIVTACSDGCIRFWRCSVDSEASPSYRWEPWCLLNEEEDNNSALTVSGRPVAVSCSYTGRLAVAFKQLVTTEQSSGSKDFSMHVSIFECESTGGSEWVLEQTIHLDDFAKPVSALDPRISVDSNLVVYSMSDLFVRKLNPNIKHFVHLDWLSKEDGSHILTVGVGSSILMYGRISGIVAEQTGGKDGMAVVTLPLGGSVKQGVRSRWVLLRSVDLVSSVDKTPSLPVSLSWVRDGILVIGMDCEMHVYAQWYQDKKPGDSEDNDEAFTVKKNAIEMTDDVIRVPAVIQDGGLFEAAHSLSPTLPQYHPTQLLELMDLGKVRRAKAILSHLVKCIAGEVAVVRDAVAGEGGTRRHLSRTISVTGSTAKDTIVAGRDGGRDYTEINSIPPLPLYALLSADLDTSYRNKLADDVKCQERETRKSSEDQYTELFQDSTVNTDDFASFAWADKAEKKEKKTRVIDLSQYGPTSFGPEHAQVLSSHLMHSSLPGLTRLEQMFLVALADTVATTSAEVGGGTDKQYRGGEALDECGLRYLLAMRLHTCLLTSLPPLYRIQLLHQGVSTCHFAWAFHSEAEEEMLNMIPAMQRGDLQWSELRAVGVGWWIRNINTLRRMVEKVAKAAFQKNNDPLDAALFYLAMKKKAVLWGLFRSQNDEKMTQFFSHNFSEDRWRKAALKNAFSLLGKQRFEQSAAFFLLAGSLKDAIEVCLEKMEDIQLAMIVARLYEADFESSSTCQGILYEKVLGCKRDGSGFSCSKMHPDPFLRSIAFWIMKDFTQALDTLLEQTPKEDDENPDVMVKSCNPVVFSFYNYLRTHPLIVRRHFASPDGSERNSSADQINLIERKLFFTTANAHFKVGCPVLALEVLSKIPKVTKKTSSLNQTAANVSDVQNGVQASDLDWSQSMMKNDGDDLKLDWGDDDDEEEEEERDKNGLMMKEEKKKEAEEDEEVKNASDWKVDVIAEQLKFRACLKILMTELRTLATGYEVDGGKLRFQLYNWLEKEIEAVHRICNYKVEGQGSVGELEKWSGSVSSEGDECEQRRETDVYERHLQDRRRLQAKQLHAERRKAWLRKNEALLRVFLTYCSLHGAKGGGVTSVRMELLFLLQESQQETTVKQLQSPLPLATTLPLLSANIAQTKTVIANPVMHLNNHIQDILYTVVQTECPPHPDTPDNRVNLLHTLAASLSACIYQALCDSHSYSSQSEANQFTGMVYQGLLLSERRRLRTESIEEQATPTSAPAHWPGVASLISLLSCSQGEDQPKLNVMLCEAVVAVYLSLLLHGLGIHSTNELFRLAAHPLNARMWAAIFGGGAKIIVKPKRLAEVTPVAPPPTPPAEDVDRQRRRFNMRMLVPGRPVKEAQATPPPVPTERPTYKEKFIPPELSMWDYFVAKPFLPLSDSGALYDSDESGEEDEDDDDDDAFLSDTQMTEHSDPNSYSWCLIRLVMIKLALHNVKNFLPIAGLDFTDLPVSSPLCNSVLKCMENWEQQLQERMDRFDGPPPGYINTFPTDVSAGGGPAALRHKAMLEPDNTPFKAKHRLSFPARRLWHFLVKQEVLQETLIRYIFTKKRKQSEVEADLGYPGGKAKIIHKESDIIMAFAINKAKPSEIVLASTHDVQEVDVSTLLAAQSYTWIGEEIDKESRSSDDDYRSSHTNIAQASSAPFAPPPMPVSASMPWLGSGQTSMGASVIVKRNLNNVKRMTSHPIYQYYMTGAQDGSVRMFEWNRPQQLICFRQAGNARVTRLYFNSQGNKCGVADGEGFLSLWQVNQTSSNPKPYLSWQCHSKVCGDFAFITSSSLIATAGHSTDGRNVCLWDTLISPSNTMVHAFPCHENGATVLQYAPKQQLIISGGRKGFVCIFDIRQRQLLHTFQAHDSAIKALALDASEDFFITGSAEGNMKVWKLAGHGLMHSFSNEHAKQSIFRNIGAGVMQIETCPGNRIFTCGADGTLKMRVLPDRYKTPSSIFDIL is encoded by the exons ATGCATCTCCACCAGGTGCTGACGGGAGCCGTGAATCCGGGAGACTGCTGTTATTCTGTGGGGAGCGTTAATGACGTCCCGTTCACG gcttaCGGGTCAGGGTGTGATATTGTGATCTTGGCCAGTGATTTCGAGTGTGTGCAGATTATCCCTGGAGCTCAGCATGGGAACATCCAGGTGGGGTGTGTGGAGTGTTCACACCAACTGGGAcgg ATTGCTGCATCATATGGAAACACGGTGTGCATTTTCGAGCCgatctccaccaacctgaataAGAGACACAAG CAACTAAACTACCAGTGGCAGAAGACGGGACAGTTTTTACTCAATGCCATGACCTACAACCTGGCCTGGGATCCACAAG gtAATCGTATCCTGGCAGCAACAGAGTGGCTGCAGCTTTGGGCTCCGCCCACTGCAGACACACTGCAAGAggaagacgaagaagaaaagTCACACCCCGTCCTGAACGACTGGAAGTGTGTGTGGCAGTGCAA gacTGCTTCTGCTGTGCGTATAATTAAATGGTCTCCTGATGGGGAATACTTTGCAACTGTGGGAAAG GACGACTGTCTGTTGAAGGTGTGGTACTCCACCATGGGATGGAGATCTGTGAtggtggatgtgtgtgagaggaaatcCAGCTCACTTCATTTCTCATTCATTTATCTGGCTCATCCCAGAACTGTCACAGGGTTCTCCTGGAGGAAGACCAGCAAATACATGgccaa gggctCGGTGTGTAACGTGTTGCTGACTTCATGTGTGGACGGAATCTGTCGTCTGTGGAGTGAGACGCTGCTGCCTGAGGACAGTTTACTGGGAGGACAGATTACAGAGAACAGCAGCTCTACATCAACACTACAGAACAGCGGGCAGAAAGATAAGATACAACACGCCCtggag TCGATCCACCACCTGAAGCAGCTCAGACGGGGTCGGAGGAGATCATCAGCTCTcgtcacacacactgagctgttACCCAGCCAGCTGAACTCACACGAAACTCACCGGCACATCACACACCATGGCAACGCATTGTGTCACTTCCACATCTCAGCCAGCATTAACCCCaatacag atatcCCGGTGGCTCTGGCCGGGGCTGGTCTCTTCTCCTCAGGAGATAGTAATGAAGGTTTTGTGGTTCACTGGCTGAATAATAAGGATCTGAGCTTCACCTCCTCTATGGACATGTTCATGCAGCAGTTGAGGAAGTTCTCAGAGCAGAACTTCGAACACACCACTGACAACCTCAGACAGGATGGAACTGCAAAGTTTGACttcg ATTTGGATGAGATGTCAGACAAGGCATCAGAGCATGATGACGGAGATCAGGACGGCAGCACGAAGGCGTCGTCCCCCGGCTCCAGCAGCagtctccctcctccctccgtCCTCCTGGAACGTAAGATGGAGTCCCTCACTCTGGAGTGGAACCGGAGCCCTGACATGCTCTTCACCATCCACCCGGTAGACGGATCCTTCCTCGTCTGGCACATCAAGTACCTGGATGAATATATCCCTGGAATCTTCCGCCAGGTTCAG GTGGCGTTCTCCTCGCGGATCCCCGTAGCGTTCCCCACTGGCGATGCCAACTCTCTGAGTAAGAACATCATGATGTACGCCTGCACTTTCCCTGAGCGTGATGCTGAGGTCTGTGTGGAACTGGAGAGGAAGTGTGGGTCTCTGGGCACCGTGATCGGCCCGGCCGTTATGATGGTGTCGAAGCACGTTGACGGTTCTCTCAACCAGTGGGCGGTGACCTTCGCGGAGAAGTCCGCGTTCTCCAACGTGCTCACGGTCTCACACAAATTTCGTTACTGTGGCCACCGTTTCCATCTCAACGACCTCGCCTGCCACACTGTCCTGCCCCTCCTACTGACCTCATCGCATCACAATGCTGTTTTGACTCCACCCGCAGAACAGGACCACCCACAAGGTGCCCCGTCCCGCCCCCCGCGTCCATCCAGAGGCCTCACCCCGAAAGACATGAGCAGCAATGCAGCGACTCGAACCTTCCATGACCCCAATGCCATTTACAGTGAGCTGATACTGTGGCGCGTCGACCACATCGGGCCCCTGTCCTGTACGGGGGGCGTGTCTGAAATCGCTCGCATCAACTCTCTGCACACCGCCGCCTTCTCCAACGTCGCCTGGCTGCCCACGCTCATCCCCAGCTCTGTACTAG GAACTTACTGTAACTCTGCAAGTGCATGTTTTGTGGCGTCGGATGGAAAGAACCTGCGTCTCTATCAAGCTGTTGTGGATGCCAGGAAACTGCTGGATGAACTGTCTGATCCTGAGACCTcg AAATTAGTAGGTGAGGTCTTCAACATTGTGAGTCAGCAGTCCACTGCTCGGCCAGGCTGCATCATCGAACTGGATGTAATTACTAAccag TGCGGCTCGAACACACAGCTGCTCCACGTCTTTCAGGAGGATTTCATTTTAGGATATAAACctcatgatgacatcacagacataAACACTGATGACTTCCCTTTAGCTGATG AGTTTCACCCGCCTCCGTTCTCTGAGAAGTTTTTCTTGGTCGTGATCGAGAAGGACGAAAACAGGAACTCTGTGCTGCAGATGTGGCATCTTCATCTGAAATCTGTGCACGCATGTGTGG ACGACCCCCCACAGAATCAGCCCTATCAGACCCAGCTGACGGTTCCAAACATGATGACTAACGCTGACTCGTCTCCTGAGTCCACACCGGGTCAGAGCCCTCTTCCTCGCTCGTCTTCCTCCGCTAACCTGCAGTCTGCCAGCAAACTGATCCTCAGCTCCACACTTGTGTACAGCCACAGACTGGAGCTCCCCCTGGGGGTGGAGGTGATCCGCACTACACCTTCTGCAG GTCACTTGAGCTCCTCCTCCATTTACCCGGTGTGTTTGGCTCCGTATCTGATTGTGACAGCATGTTCAGATGGATGTATTCGATTTTGGAGGTGCTCTGTGGATTCAGAAGCTTCTCCCTCGTACCGCTGGGAACCGTGGTGTCTCCTGAACGAGGAGGAGGACAATAACAGCGCCCTGACTGTTTCGGGTCGCCCCGTCGCTGTCAGCTGCTCCTACACCGGTCGCCTCGCTGTCGCGTTCAAACAGTTAGTCACTACTGAGCAGAGCTCCGGCTCCAAAGACTTCTCCATGCACGTCTCCATCTTCGAGTGCGAATCCACCGGTGGGTCCGAGTGGGTTTTGGAGCAAACGATCCATCTGGATGACTTTGCGAAGCCTGTCAGTGCTTTGGACCCCAGGATCAGCGTGGACAGCAACCTGGTGGTTTATAGTATGTCTGATCTGTTTGTTAGGAAACTGAACCCTAATATTAAACACTTTGTGCACCTGGATTGGCTCTCGAAAGAAGACGGCTCACACATCCTCACTGTCGGGGTGGGATCCAGCATTCTGATGTATGGACGGATCTCGGGCATCGTTGCAGAGCAAACCGGAGGGAAAGATGGCATGGCTGTTGTCACCCTGCCTTTAGGGGGCAGTGTAAAGCAGGGCGTCCGTTCCCGCTGGGTTCTGCTGCGCTCCGTCGATCTGGTTTCCTCCGTGGACAAGACTCCATCTcttcctgtttctctttcttGGGTCAGGGATGGAATCCTGGTCATAGGGATGGACTGCGAGATGCACGTCTACGCTCAGTGGTACCAGGATAAGAAGCCCGGCGACTCCGAGGACAACGACGAAGCGTTCACCGTGAAAAAAAATGCGATTGAGATGACCGACGACGTGATCCGAGTTCCTGCCGTAATCCAAGATGGCGGACTTTTCGAGGCGGCACATTCTCTTTCCCCCACTCTGCCGCAGTACCACCCCACCCAGCTGTTAGAGCTGATGGACTTAGGGAAGGTGAGACGTGCGAAGGCCATCCTGTCTCACCTGGTCAAGTGCATCGCCGGAGAGGTGGCCGTGGTTAGAGACGCCGTGGCAGGAGAGGGTGGAACCAGACGACACTTGTCTCGCACCATCAGTGTCACAGGAAGCACCGCCAAGGATACGATTGTCGCCGGTAGAGACGGCGGACGTGATTACACAGAAATCAACTCCATCCCTCCTCTCCCGCTGTACGCCTTGCTCTCGGCCGACCTCGACACTTCTTACAGAAACAAATTAGCCGATGATGTCAAATGTCAGGAGCGAGAGACACGGAAGTCCTCAGAGGATCAGTATACTGAGCTCTTCCAGGACTCCACGGTAAACACTGATGACTTTGCGAGCTTTGCGTGGGCAGATAAGgcagagaaaaaggagaagaagactCGTGTGATTGACCTTTCGCAGTACGGCCCGACCTCTTTCGGACCCGAACATGCTCAAGTGCTCTCCTCTCACCTGATGCACTCCAGCCTGCCTGGACTCACCCGCCTCGAGCAGATGTTCCTAGTTGCTCTTGCCGATACGGTGGCAACCACCAGCGCCGAGGTGGGCGGAGGCACTGATAAACAGTACAGAG gTGGTGAGGCTCTGGATGAGTGTGGTCTCAGGTATCTCCTGGCGATGCGTTTACACACCTGTCTGCTTACATCACTTCCTCCTCTGTACCGCATACAGCTGCTGCACCAAG gtgtatctACGTGTCACTTTGCGTGGGCGTTTCACTCTGAGGCTGAGGAGGAGATGTTGAACATGATCCCAGCCATGCAGAGAGGAGACTTACAGTGGTCTGAGCTCCGTGCTGTCGGGGTGGGCTGGTGGATCCGAAACATCAACACACTGAGACGCATGGTGGAGAAg gTGGCCAAAGCAGCGTTTCAGAAGAACAATGATCCCCTCGATGCTGCGCTCTTCTACTTAGCCATGAAGAAGAAGGCTGTGCTGTGGGGCCTGTTCAG ATCTCAGAATGATGAGAAGATGACACAGTTCTTCAGCCATAACTTCAGTGAGGATCGCTGGAGGAAGGCAGCACTGAAGAACGCTTTCTCTCTGCTGGGGAAGCAGCGGTTTGAGCAGTCAGCTGCCTTCTTCCTGCTGGCAGGATCTCTCAAAGACGCCAtcgag gtgtgtttgGAGAAGATGGAGGACATTCAGCTGGCCATGATCGTCGCTCGTCTGTATGAGGCTGACTTCGAGAGCTCATCCACTTGTCAGGGAATCCTTTACGAGAAGGTTCTGGGCTGCAAACGGGACGGAAGCGGATTCTCCTGCAGTAAAATGCACCCGGACCCTTTCCTGAGGAGCATCGCTTTCTGGATCATGAAGGATTTCACCCAAGCGCTGGACACACTGCTGGAGCAGACACCTAAAGAAGACGACGAGAATCCAG ATGTGATGGTGAAGTCCTGCAACCCGGTGGTGTTCAGTTTCTACAACTACCTGCGCACTCACCCTCTGATCGTACGCAGACACTTCGCGTCTCCTGACGGTTCCGAGCGCAACAGCAGCGCCGATCAGATCAACCTGATCGAGCGCAAGCTCTTCTTCACCACCGCTAACGCTCACTTCAAAGTGGGCTGCCCTGTCCTAGCGCTCGAGGTGCTGTCCAAAATCCCCAAAGTGACCAAAAAGACCTCGTCGCTCAACCAGACAGCTGCTAATGTCAGCGACGTCCAGAACGGCGTCCAGGCGTCTGATCTGGACTGGAGTCAGTCGATGATGAAAAACGATGGTGATGATCTGAAGCTGGACTggggagatgatgatgatgaggaggaggaggaggagagggataAGAACGGGCTGATgatgaaagaggaaaagaagaaggaggcagaggaggacgaggaggtgAAGAACGCTAGCGATTGGAAGGTGGATGTTATCGCAGAGCAGCTGAAGTTCCGAGCGTGTCTGAAGATCCTGATGACGGAGCTGCGCACGCTCGCCACCGGCTACGAGGTGGATGGAGGAAAACTGCGCTTCCAGCTCTACAACTGGCTGGAGAAGGAGATCGAGGCTGTGCACCGCATCTGCAACTACAAG GTGGAAGGTCAGGGTTCCGTGGGAGAGCTGGAGAAATGGAGCGGCAGTGTGTCGAGTGAAGGGGACGAGTGTGAGCAAAGGAGGGAGACGGATGTGTATGAGCGCCATCTGCAGGACCGGCGCAGACTGCAGGCCAAACAGCTGCATGCTGAGAGACGTAAAGCCTGGCTGAGGAAGAACGAGGCGCTGCTCAGAGTCTTCCTCACCTACTGCAGCCTGCATGGTGCTAAAGGGGGTGGAGTCACATCTGTACGCATGGAGCTGCTCTTCCTGCTGCAAGAGtcacagcag GAGACAACGGTGAAGCAGCTGCAGTCCCCGTTGCCGTTAGCAACAACGTTGCCGCTTCTCTCAGCTAACATCGCTCAGACTAAAACAGTCATCGCTAATCCTGTCATGCACCTGAACAACCACATCCAGGACATCCTGTACACTGTAGTACAGACGGAGTGTCCACCTCATCCTGACACTCCTGATAAccga GTGAATTTGTTGCACACTTTGGCTGcatctctgtctgcctgcattTACCAAGCACTGTGTGACAGCCACAGCTACag CAGTCAGTCAGAGGCTAACCAGTTCACAGGGATGGTGTACCAGGGTCTCTTACTTAGTGAGAGGCGGAGACTCAGGACAGAAAGCATAGAAgaacaggccacacccacctcTGCTCCTGCACACTggccag gtgtggCATCTCTGATTAGCCTGTTATCGTGCTCTCAGGGTGAGGATCAGCCCAAGCTGAACGTGATGCTGTGTGAGGCAGTAGTGGCCGTGTATCTGAGCTTGCTGCTGCATGGCCTTGGCATACACTCCACCAACGAGCTGTTCCGCCTTGCTGCCCACCCACTGAATGCACGGATGTGGGCTGCCATCTTTGGGGGCGGGGCAAAGATCATTGTCAAGCCCAAACGACTAGCTGAGGTCACGCCAG TAGCTCCGCCCCCGACACCTCCCGCTGAGGATGTGGACCGTCAGCGCAGACGGTTTAACATGCGTATGCTGGTTCCGGGTCGGCCCGTTAAAGAGgcacaggccacgccccctccCGTCCCGACTGAACGACCCACCTACAAGGAGAAGTTCATCCCACCGGAGCTCAGCATGTGGGATTATTTTGTGGCAAAA ccCTTCCTTCCTCTATCAGACAGCGGAGCTCTGTATGACTCTGATGAAAGCGGTGAAGAAgacgaagatgatgatgatgatgatgctttcCTGTCTGATACTCAAATGACCGAGCACAGCGACCCGAACTCAtacag ttgGTGTCTGATACGTTTAGTGATGATTAAACTCGCTCTACACAATGTGAAGAACTTCCTCCCCATTGCAGGGCTTGACtttacag aTCTGCCTGTGTCGTCTCCGCTCTGTAACTCCGTACTGAAGTGTATGGAGAATTGGGAGCAGCAGCTGCAGGAGCGGATGGACAGATTTGATGGTCCTCCACCCGGCTACATAAACACCTTCCCTACAGACGTCAGTGCTGGTGGAGGCCCTGCTGCACTACGCCATAAAGCCATGCTGGAGCCTGACAACACACCCttcaa gGCAAAGCACCGTCTCTCCTTCCCTGCCCGACGTCTTTGGCACTTCCTGGTGAAACAGGAAGTCCTCCAGGAGACTCTGATTCGGTACATCTTCACTAAGAAGAGGAAGCAGAGTGAG gtgGAGGCAGATCTCGGTTATCCTGGAGGCAAAGCTAAAATTATACACAAGGAATCTGACATCATCATGGCTTTTGCTATCAATAAg gctaaACCAAGTGAAATTGTCCTGGCCTCAACTCATGATGTTCAGGAAGTGGACGTTTCCACCCTTCTAGCTGCGCAGTCATACACCTGGATTGGAGAGGAAATTGACAAGGAGTcacgcag CTCTGATGACGACTATCGCTCATCCCACACCAACATCGCACAGGCAAGCTCCGCCCCCTTTGCCCCTCCCCCTATGCCGGTCTCTGCCTCTATGCCATGGCTCGGCAGCGGACAAACCAGCATGGGTGCTAGCGTG